In Populus alba chromosome 4, ASM523922v2, whole genome shotgun sequence, the genomic window GTTAGTAACAGCCCTTAAGGAATGCTAACATGGCAAGATTCCAAAGCAATGTCTTTTACTCGGTGTGTAAGGGATGCATATTATAATTGTCCTTAATTAATCCCCTGCTATGCAAAACACCAACATCCTCTCTGCTGTCATGCTCGATGCCAAGGTCTCTGCTCTTTTTTCCATCCCTTACTCTCCCCATTAATTACTCCTCCTattaacctcaattttttttttttttattgctgatAATCTTAATCATCGTAagtcttctttctttctatccATCCACCCATCCATCAACCGCTCTTTGCCTGTCTTTCTAATCTATATTATACACAATTGATAATGTATTTTTCCTTGTTAATTAGGCATCTACAATCACATCAGTTTTATtactttgttttcatttattaaacCCACTTAGATCTGATTATTTACTTATTATAATCATAGATGATTAGATTCTCTCAATCTATTATTAACAAGAACATAAACAAGACAATAAATAAAGCTCAGATTCAAGCAAAACACAggcaaaaaacataaaaggatTAACATATAAACTGGGCAAAAACAAGGTAAGGAACATAAATCTATCTTACATAAACGAAAAGCCAGTGAATTAAACATCTTACCTTACATTCATGGAGAGAAACGAAACCAATGAAGAACAAAAATCtaagagagaagaaaaccaaaacgaaacaaaaaactatctcaTATCAAACCAGTgctttcataaacaaaaaactaaagagaaataagtaacaataactTCAGCTGACATTGATTTACAGATCTTAACtgaagaaaattaaatcaagaaaagaacacAAACACCctgcaaaaacaaatttagagtTTGCTGAAGGCCTCTTCTTGTTATTCTAACCAAAAGAGAGACGAGGACTTACCTAGTATGGCTTGCGTGTAGCTTAAATTTCTCTGCAACTGATATGCCTATGAACTTTAAAGATGGAGATTAGGTTTTTTAATTCTGTGAATTGTGATTCAGTATATCTTCACGATACAATACAAAcagttttgttaattgattgtaAAAAGCTAAAGCCAAAAACGACatcatatatgtatataaagtcGGGTCTCAGTCGGGTATACCCAGATGGCCCGGGTCTCGAGTCGACTCTACAAGTCGACTGGGTTTCACCGGGTCACTTCCAAGCGGATTTTTATCTCCACCTGAACCGATCCCAAGCCTGGATCAGTTGAGTCCCAGGTTGATCCCCggaccggtccgggttttaaaagTGTGGTTGTGACCCTCCATTAGTGAGGCTATGCTACATGCAGTAGAATTTTTAGCACTGTTCTAAAACCTGCCATGGCCCAAACTAGTGGATTTGAGAACCTATCAACTTGAGCCCTGGACCAAGGTTTTTATTCAGACCAGCCATGTAGGAAATCCAATTGACTTGATGGTCAACTCGTGGCCTAAAGATCAAATTTTCTAGTCATCTTTTGTTTTcgttttactttttcttttttttttttttcttttttctggacATCGTCATTTTGAATTACAAAATTCATTGACCTAGCTTCACTCGCTATTCTTCGAGTTGACCTGAATCATCCATGATACCTTGCCAGCTTGGTGTTTTTTCCTGACAAAATTCCGAAACCCTCGAGTTATTAGAAAAGATAAAGGTAATGGCATCGGATTCCTTCATTTCTCCTGTGAGTTTGATTCCTGGCACTAATCCAGAGTCCACCATGAGCGAGATTTCACAATTTCTTCGACAACCATTAGTTAAACATGGTTAAAGAATTTGGTTTTTCTCTAGGCTTGTATCCTAATGAGATTCTAAGCAGTAATCAAGCTAAGTATAGAACCAGACGTGCTGCACATTGAATTCATAGTTATTTAAAAGTAGCACAGCAACAATCAGATAAAAATAAGCCAGACAAGAATGAATGAAAAAACACTCAAAAGCTCAAGCTGAGCTTGCATTAAAGATTTCCGCAGGGAACAGTTAGCCCTCATCTGCAATAAGCACATTGTCACCCTCTCGTGACAAAATTCAATGATCTAGCTACCTCTCTCAAAAAGGCCTCGTGTGACGACCTCTTGCCCGGCCGCAAAGGAGAGCATTTTTTGGAATTGGTAATTCATCTCTCCATGAGTGTGCTGGAGAGTAAACCCTGAGGTAGAACTGCTGACCTAAATATTGCCTAGCCCAGTTTTCTGACCTTATGTTCCACATTCCTACGTTGTCCAGAGCCATGTAAATCGCAGTCCATGACTTGGGATAAACCTGcattcaatcaaaatatttagcAAAAACTACAAAAGCATCTACAGCTTTCACACTGAACACGTTTAgatcgaataaaaaaataacaaaaccaaAAGGTTGTTTTGTGCAAACCTGAGTGGTGCAACGAGCTACCGTGTCTCTTAAATTGTAGCGTGCTCTACTTGCTGGTGTCCATTGCCCTCCATCCATACTGATCACATAGCAAATCCTCAACATTTTTTATGACTGAAACATTGTACAGTATTTTGTACTATGGAAGCATAAATCCTGAGTATTGAGAGTGATAAGCTTACCCGACAACAAAGAAGGAATGACCATCAATGTGCCATGACTGAACAGTGTCCTCCCAATTTTGGAAAACAATCTCGATGAATTCACGGAAGTTAGCAGACATGACTGCAGTCTGGAGGTAAGCATTATTACCCCAGGAGGGGCTGCTAGGCATACTTCCAAGGCTGAAAACCCCAGGAATATTGAAGTAGTCTGCAATTTTTAATGGGGTGTCCGCAGGAATATACGAGACACCATTGACAGCATACCGCTGCTTGCGGTTGATAATTGGACCAGAGTTTGCGAGAGTGATTGTGCGGCTGGTCTTGATCAATCCATAGTGGTAAGACCCTTGGGGATTCGGCCTAGGTCCACTTGCAGTCAGATTCCATCTGGTTTGAGAGAATATGAGATAAGATTTGTGTTCATTAACCACAATCCCATCTAATATACGTTGTTAATATATACAACAAGTCTCATAACAGCTGAATACCTAAAAGATCGAGCCTGGTTGAGGGACCAATCAATCTGAGTAGTAGGTCCACCAGGAATAGGGCCGGAAACTCCTTGCCATGAATTACTGTAGTGAAGAATGGCAGTTGTGGTAAGCACAGGCTTGGTGAAGCGCGAGGAAACAACAATGTAGTAGTCTTTTGCTGGCTGATCGGCTGTGACGAGGACAGAATAAGATTGTCCAAGATGGATGTCGAGGTCAGAGTATGTGTTCTGTAGTGCATGGGATCCTTCTACCTCCACCAGTTTCATCTTGTGCCCCTGGATTCTGAAGTTAATGGATGTTGTAAGGCCAACATTTGATATCCTGAACCTATATGTCTTGCCTGCGGATAGATATACAATACATAGATTGCCCTCAGTTACTAGTGATAAATTAAATCGAAAGATTAAGCATATTTGCAGGCATATTTATAAGTTCAAGGGCAGGAACCTGGATCAACTGTGAATGTGTATCCATTCCATCCACGACCATTGATGAGAAGGCCATCAGGGAATGGGAGATTGTGGCCCCCATCCAAGATTCTTCTCAATTGCTACATAACCAAAGAGAACCTGGTATCAATACTAATAAATAAGAAGATATTAGGCTAAAGTCCGTTAATCTATGAGAGCTCTTACATAATGATTTCTCTTGTACCAGTCTCCAGCCAATACAGTGAAATCACCGGCAGGGGGAGGAAAAGGCACAGGAATGCGAGGCCGGCTCCAGATTCTGATGCCACCAAATGCACCAGCTGCCTTGTGGAATCCTAGTGATGGGAAGTAGAAAAAGCTACCAATCTGGTCCTTCACTTGGAGAGCATAAGTGAAGTTCTTTCCGGGTGGGATTGGGCAGTTAGTGCCATAGACTCCATCTTGCCATGAGTTCCTTCTTTGCTGTATGCCATTCCTGTTATTCCATGACATCCGAATTTCACATCAACAGCGTTTGACTTAATTGCTTTACTTTATAGACATAAGTGGAAGCTCAAAAAAGGCAGTTGAAGTCTCCAATATTGTGCTTGAGTGGAAAAATTGCTAATAAGGAAAAATTGCTAATAAGGAAAAATTTGCTTTTCCTAAGTAACTTtactaataaattattcaacatcttatgtttttttaatgcactCCTGCACACTTCCATCAGAATGGCAGAAAGCACCATGAACCCAGATGCTTGTGGTTCCccataaaacaaataaggtGGAAAAATTGCAAGAGAGCTGAGGATGATAATGGGGTCTCAATCCACCTAGGGCTAAGATTAAAAACCAGAATCATACTCATATGAGGCAAGCATTTAACTTTAGCCAATCACTATAAatgacattaataataatattatatgtacCCTAAGGGGTGTAGCTCAACTGGTTAAGTTCTAGATTTGCTCATTTGAGATCACCTGTTTGAATCTCACAAACTTCAGGGTCACgagaggcttacatggtcgttaacttagCTTAGGGCCCGTGAGATTAATCAAGGTATGCGCACataagctgacccggacacttatattaatcaaaataataataataataataataccataTGCAAAAATGTGGGGATAGTCAGGATCCAGAGATCTAGCATGTGAGTAGTGGAATTAATTTCAAGGGCCAGTTGTACAATTGGAATATTTTAACACCGCGTTCAGCGTCGGCCAATCAGTGAGTCGTAAGTGAAAGAAATTAGTTAGAGAAACTAGGATTTAACCATAGCATTACATCATTCTTAACAGTGATTCTAATGTGAGTGTCAACTATAAAAACACAGACCATAGGAAGTAGCTGAAAAGGGGCCATGTTTTTCTGCCCAACATTTTCTATAGATCTGTGtgcaaaacatatttttttgtattcatGCTATCCAGGAAGGCAAGGAcataaatccaaataaaaatatcttcaacATGCAAATGGCCAAAGCAACCCCATGATTGATAAAATTGAACTATCATGGTGGTGactttttacatcaaaatctcaaccaaaaaaaaaaatcccacatTTTTTACAATGGAAAAATTTTAGCCACAGATCTGGTAAGAGaatttaaacccaaaacagaAAGATATTAAGAGTGGCAATCTGCTTGGTTGCCAGGGAaatgcaagaaaagaaaatggcatGTGATTAAGGAGTTTCATGCAAAGTATgagaaacaaagaaatgaaacaaccaagacaaaatgataataataataatatttctttcttttcttccattttccTACATTTTCTAAGCAACCAAGCAGAACCATgaaaacatcaagaaaaaaaaacagaaagaaagaaacattgCTGGATAGTTAAATTTACCAAGAAATGAGGAATGGCTCTCTCAAGTAATTGTAAACACTGATAATGAGGTTCTCATTAGTAACAGCATCAATTTGTGGCCCTGGAAACTGCCCATTTATCAAGATCCCCTGAAACATTCAGCCCACAGAACTAAACACATTACATCAAAACCTTGAACCCGCTTCAAAAATAATTTCCGAAAGCAAGAACACTTCTTTCCAAtccaaaaattacaaagaaaacagGACAAGAAACTAACAGTACTCTACCTGTTGCTTAACACCAAGAGGGTAGATATCACCATAAGTGATTTTCCATGTAATGAATCTATAAGGGTCTTCACAATTAACACCATTGccaagaaacaacaagaaaacaacGAGAGAAGCACAAAAAACCCTGTAGTCTCCCATTTCTTGCAAACTCTCTCTTGTTATACTCTATGTAGCAAAAATTATTTGACAAGTGTTTGTATGGATCTGTTAAGCAAAGATTTAAGGCTGCATTACATTACAAAGAAACTAAAAGGGGTCTCTCTCTGTATCTATCTCTTCTTTGCTCGGTCACTTTTAAGCTGAGAGCTCTGTTTTTGTAAGGTAACCGAGCAGAGACAGTAGCAAGGAGTGCCTTGATCACATACATGCGTAGAATCTAGTGAACTTTAGCGGTGCAATCAAATCATAGACATCTCTCAGTGTCAAAGTGGGCCAGCACTCAGCACCAAAAGGGGATCACTTCTAGATTCGGTTTGATTGGATGATAAAAGAAATCTTTGATTGGTGGATAATAAagaatagctaaaaaaaatacttaggctttctatttatttatttaaattatgtttgattaatattttaaaatacataaaaaatataaattaatgtattatagtaaatagttattaaaaaaaactaactacatgatgtaagatatttttaaaaatattttttatttgaaaatatattaaattagtttttttttaattttttttatttttaacatcaatatattaaaattattaataaatactatttttaaaaaataaatatattttaaaaaaatatctaaaaataaaaattactgtATTTTCAAACAAACCTAAATATAATAAgtgttataaataaataaaaatgtgtaACATGgagtgttatgttttttttattaaaattaaaaataaactacttACTTTCCACttgtacccaaaaaaaaatgatttgatccATTTAGTGTACCAATTTGTTTTATATCTTACTTTTAATGACAATATAAAACATGTGATAGTTGacttgattgtgttttttttttagttatttgattgattgtgtttttttttttagttatttgatttcttattaaTAGGACACTGCTTtcaaaatctgatattaaaaaaatatatatatattaaaaaaatattaatcgccatgaattattattttttattcaggtGGGGTGTTTGGATCAATTTATGCGTGACTAatcttcaaaaattctaaaattaataatcaaataagcttttaatatttattaatattaataaacacaaatttaaatctaaaatcacATGAAAAACTTATTGATTGCAAACTTTACCGAATGAGTTGTGTCAAACCTATTAAAATAATGGAATGTGAATGATGGAGAAGTGGAGAGAATATGAGAAGAGAGAGAGTTACGTCCTTCACGTGATGCCTGAAATCACATGGACAGATCGTCCTCTGCTACAGACCGAGAACCACCCACGGGTGAGATTAGGGTTTCATTACATACGTGGCCAGTCTTACACCATGGATCTATCTTCCTCTATCtcttatagtaaaaaaaatcaacagataTTAAGATGatgcaaatttatttaaaaaaaaattaagtttttgattatttacttaggataaaaaaaatattaaaaaaaaaactgagataaATTTGATAAACTTGTTGTATTTATAATCTACAACAAGTTCGAGCAATTACTTTCAACATCATCATCTTGACCTGAAGTTTAAACAGAGCAGCTTGATGTCATCAAAAAATGTATAAAtctaactgaaaaaaataaaacccagtGCGGCTTTTTGGGAACAAGAATCTCAGTAGAACCCCTTGTGCTCCAACACTCTCCATGAACCACTTTcagttattgttatttttttaaaaaaaataaatcttatagaaaaaaataaaaaataaatattaaaatgaaaaaacgtgaaaaaaaagagattaaatttttttaaaaaaaatcaagtaagttCAACTACAATTGGAgaaataacttttcatttaaaaaaattgctagTGCATACTTATTATGCGTAAGCACACAAATTATGTTTGTTTCCTTTAGATGACGTATGAGACGTCATCCAAAGGATAACCTACCATTTTGCTGTGTCTTTGCAAGCATCACTGTGTCCTTCTTCTATTAATGTGGTGTGTGGTGGCAAATGATGGACAGTTTTTACCggtgactatttttttttttctttctttttttctctttttcttgggAAAGTACATgccttgtcatttttttttttcggtctttatattttttattgcttatttttattctttatcattttataaaggttttttttttatgttttcaatgtaattcttaaattacaatttgttattttttttgtccaatTCAGTACTTATTCCTTTTTtcgttggttttttttgttaaaatttagttggttttcatttttattcttgaatcaaagtttatgttgttttatttttatacctcatttatttgatttctttttccttctattaaagttttttcttttcaatttaaatttcttttaatgccctctaatttatttttatttgattttcaccCTCACTTTTCtaattatagttttgttttttattgattttttttttggtttcattctttaacatttgatttgttgaaaatggggttttgtgttttttttttatttgttgtgctTCCGATCCAAAGTGACACGGTTAACAAGTTTAAAAAGTTAGTATAATttaacatcctttttttttttcttatgattttatgattttacattatttttttttaaagattggttttgtaattattatcaaaaaaatttctattagTTTATTCTGATTTCATGACCCAGTCTATGGGCTTtgcatgtctttttttaattgagttttttttttttaaaaaaaaatttgtttgtattttatttttgaagattatttttattttatacagatgagctttatttttttaaaatatatattttgtaataatatttctaattaatatgTTTGGCCAGCttacataatattaattttcttttatcttattaaattaGTTTCATATGTGTTTCTAGTtctattatcttttattgattttattaaaaaaaattcagtataCACAAATggataaatatcttattttataagaTCAAATATTCATAATCTACTTTTATCTCTCAATTTTGTTAGTTTCTCTtttacttgatattaatgatttttgtttatttatttacatacattactatcaatttatttaattaaatgtttgtgtaagttttttaatttatactttgaattttttttgtgaaaagacatattaaaatagtttgtgtatccaagtattttttatataaaaaatttactacCTGTTGCATAGTATAGATCAAATAACTAGTATATTAATGGAATTTCATGCTACTAcagttttatttttccttctcaaaagaaaaaagaagaagaagaagtaaagCTAGGTTATATATTCGATAATTTGATTTCACTGCAAATTTTGCTTTTTTAGTAAATCATGCTGTAATTAGTAAAAATTTCACTAATGATAGAgtgattgaattaataaaagGACACCAAAATAGTAGCCATCTTACAAACAAAACCCTAAGCtgctaaattatataaaaaaaaaaactatgaaaaaccACCCAAGAAATCCCTGGTACTAACTCCTGTTCTCCTCTCTTCTTGGACTCTCATTGCCACATTATTCTTCAATGTTTCCAAAGATGCCCTAAACTTTTCAAGTTCCTCCAAATTCATATCTTCAACCGACCTCTCCCACCAACACCCTTCTCCTTCTTCATTAATGTTGTCACAATCCATGTTGTTTTTGCCATGTGTGTCCTCTGAACAAGAAATATTGTTTCTTTCACTGCTTTCTTGATCACCAAGGTATTGATCAACGACGGTATTCACATCAGGATGACCAAAAGAGTATGGTCTTTGGTTAGGGGACAAAACGATTATAGCAAGATTGGCATCATCATATAAATCGCAAAATTCACTAGCTTTCTTGAAAAGACCATTGCGTCTCTTGCAAAAAGTTACTATTAGGCTGCTTTTGCTCTCTATTTTCTTCATCTCCACCTTCTTCCGGCCCATGCCCCATCTCCTTGTAGTGTTTACTTCCGTTTCTTGCATGATGGTGTCAAATAAAAAGGGCCaagaaaagacaaagaaagagagaaattcCGGTCAATTGGTATGTAATTTTTGTGTctgaaaaacaataaagcaagaaagaatgttgtgtgtctatatatataagagagctattatagttttttttcctatatagTTTGGTAAGTGGTAACTCCCAAAGTCGTTTCCTTCTATAAAGAGAgggaattttggaaattatgaaACAGGAAAGCAAAAAGATTAcgaaatttctaaattttgatgctttaattattagtaaattgttaaaaaaaaaaagaaggtactTTCCTTTTTGGACTTTTGGATTCCCaaattaagagtattttttcttattaaggGGTCTCTTCGATCATTTCTTAATTTCCATGGACGCTTTCTTGgtccctttcttttttaaaaaaaaagattcttggAAACTCGCTTTGGCCTTTTGACATATATTTCTTGTAAGATTGATCGAATGCTGATTGTAATCCTTCCatgttgaagaaattgaatGAGAAGTTTTATCAACAACGTGG contains:
- the LOC118059260 gene encoding agamous-like MADS-box protein AGL62, which produces MGRKKVEMKKIESKSSLIVTFCKRRNGLFKKASEFCDLYDDANLAIIVLSPNQRPYSFGHPDVNTVVDQYLGDQESSERNNISCSEDTHGKNNMDCDNINEEGEGCWWERSVEDMNLEELEKFRASLETLKNNVAMRVQEERRTGVSTRDFLGGFS
- the LOC118059273 gene encoding L-ascorbate oxidase homolog → MGDYRVFCASLVVFLLFLGNGVNCEDPYRFITWKITYGDIYPLGVKQQGILINGQFPGPQIDAVTNENLIISVYNYLREPFLISWNGIQQRRNSWQDGVYGTNCPIPPGKNFTYALQVKDQIGSFFYFPSLGFHKAAGAFGGIRIWSRPRIPVPFPPPAGDFTVLAGDWYKRNHYQLRRILDGGHNLPFPDGLLINGRGWNGYTFTVDPGKTYRFRISNVGLTTSINFRIQGHKMKLVEVEGSHALQNTYSDLDIHLGQSYSVLVTADQPAKDYYIVVSSRFTKPVLTTTAILHYSNSWQGVSGPIPGGPTTQIDWSLNQARSFRWNLTASGPRPNPQGSYHYGLIKTSRTITLANSGPIINRKQRYAVNGVSYIPADTPLKIADYFNIPGVFSLGSMPSSPSWGNNAYLQTAVMSANFREFIEIVFQNWEDTVQSWHIDGHSFFVVGMDGGQWTPASRARYNLRDTVARCTTQVYPKSWTAIYMALDNVGMWNIRSENWARQYLGQQFYLRVYSPAHSWRDELPIPKNALLCGRARGRHTRPF